CAAGGGAAGCGTCTTGAGGCAAGGTGCCGGGGGATGGCGCCGCAGGCATGGCCGGCTGATCAGCCGGCCGCCTTTCAGACGCTACAGAATTAATAGCTGGCTGCGCTTGTCCAGCGTGCGCAAAAGTCTTTTTTGACTCATAAACTGGAGCAGAAACCGGCTCTGGGACGGTCTGGACGGCCGGAACCACGGCCGGGCGGCTCTGCGTTGCAGGAATACGATGGGCAGCAGGCGCTGCGGCTTGCTCAGGCAGCGGCTTTTTTGCCGGCTCGGCGGCACTCCCCGGCGCAGGCTTGGCGGCAACCGGAGACGCTACGCTGGAGGCCTGGGGTTTGAAGGCCAGCAGGCGCAGCAGCACCATGGTCAGCGCCGCGTATTCGTCGGGCGCCAGGCCCAGTTCGCCGCGCCCGTGCAGGCACAGACTGTAGAGAAGCTGGGTTTCATCGGCCGGCATGGTGTGGGCCAGCCGGGCGGTTTCGGCAATCTCCGGGTCGGTGTCGTCGTCGCCAGCGCCCATGCCGGGGACGGCCTGCAGCACCGCCATGCGCTGCAGGATGGTGGCCATTTCCTCCAGCGTCGAGGCCGCGCTCAGGCCGTTGAGGCGCAGCACTTCGGAAGTTTCCACCACCGTGCGGCCATCGCCACGCGCCAGCGCATCGAGCAGGCGAAACACATAGCTGCGGTCCACGCTGCCGAGCATGACGCGCACGCTGGCTTCGTCGAGCCGGCCCGAGCCAAAGGCAATCGCCTGGTCGGTCAGCGACAGCGCATCGCGCATCGAGCCGCGCGCGGCGCGCGACAGCAGGCGCAGGGCCTGCGGCTCGGCCGGGACGTTTTCAAGGGCCAGCACCTGCACCAGGTGTTCGAGCACGGTTTCGGGCGCCATGGGACGCAGGTTGAACTGCAGGCAGCGCGACAGCACCGTGGCCGGCACTTTCTGCGGGTCGGTCGTGGCGAGCACGAACTTGAGGTATTCAGGCGGTTCTTCCAGCGTCTTGAGCATGGCGTTGAAGGCCGTGTTCGTGAGCATGTGGACCTCGTCGATCATGAAGACCTTGAAGCGGCCCACCACCGGCTTGTAGACCGCCTGCTCCAGCAGTTGGGCGATTTCATCGACGCCCCGGTTGGACGCGGCGTCGAGTTCGGTGTAATCGACAAAGCGGCCGCTGTCGATGTCCCGGCAGGCGTCGCACACGCCGCAGGGCTCGGCCGTGATGCCGCCCTGCCCGTCCAGGCCGGTGCAATTGAGGGATTTAGCCAGAATGCGCGAAACCGTCGTCTTGCCGACGCCCCGGGTGCCGGTGAACAGGTAGGCATGGTGCAGCCGCCCGGTGCCCAGCGCATTGCCCAGGGCCTGCACGACATGCGACTGGCCCACCATTTCAGAGAAATTCTTGGGGCGGTATTTGCGGGCAAGCACTAGATAGGACATGCCGTCATTCTAAATTGGCTGGAGCCGTACATTTTCTTGGCGGCAAAGCAGGGAAATCCGCTCAGGACACCGTGGCTTCGTCGCTGCGGGTATCGCCCCGGTTGTCTTTCCAGCGCACGCCAATCGTGTCGCCCGCCCTGGCGCCCTTGACGACAAACTGCAGATAGGGGTTTTTCGACACGCCCGGACCCCATTCGGCCGTCATCACGGTGTTGCCGTTGTGGCTCGCCGTGACCTCCTGGATATGCCAGGCCGGTGCGATGTGGCCGGCCTCGTCCTTGCGCTGGCCACTTTCCATTTCATGCGCCATGAGGATGCGGACGGTGGCTTTGCCGCCGCTGGCCTGGGCGCGGATACGCATCGGGTCTGCCATGGGTGAATTCCTGATTCTGGATAAAAAACCGGCCAGCGCGTCAGGTGCCGCAGCTGCCGAGCGTGACTTTGATTTCCTTGCGGGCGTACAGCGCCCGACCATCGTCCATGACGGCGACGGCGTACACGCTTGACGACTGCGCCAGCTTGGCGCGTATGGAAAAAGCCGGCTCGACAGCGGCCGACACATTGAACAGCGCCACCAGCGAAACCGGATTTTTTTCCACCAGCAGCAGCAGGCGCCTGACGCCGGGCAGCGTGGTGCTGAAGGCAAACGGAACGACAGCGCCGTTTTCGGCAATGTCCGGGCCGCTCAAGGTCACGTCGCCGCTTTCGGACAAGGCGCCGGCACCCAGCGCCGCCAGCGCGTCCTGAATGGTCTTGGCGTCAAAGGCCTTGTTGCTGTTGGCCCTGGCAAGCTGCGGGAACAGGCCGGTGCCAGCCAGCAAGGCCGCCAGGGCGGCAGTGTGACTGAGTGCCTGTCGGCGCGATGGCATCCGGTTTTTATGCATGACTCGGCTTGAAGGCTCAGCGCTGGATCGCCGCATGCAGCGCGACCAGCGCCTGCGTCAGTTTGTGGCCGGGGTCCATGTAGATCATGGGCAGCGACTGCTCGTGCGATTCACGGACCTTGATGGAGGACGGCAAATAAGGCTGCAGCACCGGCAAACCCTCGGCGATCAGTTCATTGACGATGCGCTGCGGCAGGTTGGCCCGGGGCTGGAACTGGTTGACCACGATGCCTTCGACCTTCAGGCCGGCGTTGTGGTCGGCCTGGATTTCCTGCACGTTTTCGAGCAGGGTGTAGAGCGCCTTGCGCGAAAAATCGTCGCAGTCGAACGGAATCAGGCAGCCGCGCGCGGCAATCAGCGCCGAGCGGGTGTAAAAATTCAGCGCCGGCGGCGTGTCGATGTAGATACGGTCATAGTCGCCGGCCAGTTGCTGCAGCGCCTCGCGCAGCTTGAAGATCTTGTGGCGCGATTCGAGCTTGGACTGCAGCTCGTCCAGCCTGGGGCAGGACGGCATCAGGTCCAGGTTTTCATGCGGCGTGGCAACGATGAATTCGGCGGGCAGCACCTTGCGCAGGCTGAAGCTCAGGGTGTTGTCAAAAAAATCCGCAATGTTCGGCTGACCCTGAACCGCTGCATCCCCCATCAGGTAGGCGCTGGAGTTGCCCTGCGGGTCCAGGTCGATGACCAGGGTGCGCAAGCCCTGGCTGGCGCTGATGGCGGCCAGGTTGCAGGTGATGGTGGACTTGCCCACCCCCCCTTTTTGATTGAATACGACGCATGGCATGGGGCAATTCCTTGTGCTGCAAACTTGAAAGCGTGATTGTGCCTTCTTGCGGGCAAAAAACAGCCTCGGGTTCTCTGTCAGGTAACAGCCGCTGCAACGCCGAATCCGCGCATCAGGCCAGCGTATCGGCCCAGATGTTGCGCGCCCACGCCATCGCATACCGCCCCTCGACCTCACTGGCGGCGCTGGACAGGCCACCAGCGCCAGCCACGGGCAGCATGGTTTTTTTGCCGGTGTCATAGCGATGCACGCTGGCGACATGCACCACGTCGGTGTCGCTGACAAAGCTGTAGCAGACATTGTTGTAAACCGGCTCGGGATTCGGTTGCCGCCCCGTCAGCAGCGCCACCACGGCGGCCGCGCAGGTCTTGCCGTGCTGGTTGGCCATGTGGCCCGATTTCGGCATGGCGGGCGCGATCTGGATAGCGTCGCCCAATACATGGATGTTCTTGGCCGCGATGGACTCAAAAGTCAGGAAATCGACTTCGCACCAGCGCTTGTTGGCAGTCGCCAGACCCGTATTGACAGCGATTTCGCCAGCACGGGTGTCAGGAATGACGTTCAGCACCGAGGCCTTCGCATCGTCATGGAACTCGAACTTGAGCGTGTTGGTGGCCGCATCCACATCGACCGCCTTGTGCAAAGGAAAATACGCAATGATTCCTTTGTAACGCTCAGCCCAGGCTTTTTTAAACAGCGCCCCCTTGGATGTGACATCTTCGTTCGCATCAAAAATCAGCACCTTGCTCTTGGGCTTGGCCTGGCTGAAATAATGCGCCACCTGGCAGGCCCGCTCATAAGGGCCGGGCGGGCAGCGGTAAGGCGCCAGCGGAATCGACAGCGCATACACGCCGCCGTCGGGCATGTCCTGAAGCTGCTTTCGCAGCGCCAGCGTCTGCGCACCGGCTTTCCAGGCGTGCAGCACCTTGTCCCGGGCGCTTTCCCTGGCCATGCCGGGCAAGGTGTCCCACATGAAATCCACGCCCGGCGAGACAATCAGCCGGTCATAGGGCAATTCGCCCCCGCTGGACAGCACAACCCTGCGCCGGTCGGGATCGATGCGGATCACCCGGTCCCGCACCAGCCGCACGCCATGCTTGCCGGCCAACCCGTCATAAGGCGTGGTGATGTCAGCCATGCCCTTGCTGCCGCCAATCACCAGGTTGGAGAGCGGGCATGAGATGAAATGGGCGCCGGGCTCGACCAGGGTGACGTCGATGCCGTAGCCGGACCACATGCGCACGTACTTTGCCGCAGTGGCACCGCCATAGCCGCCACCGACCACCACCACCCTGGGCGGGCTGCCGCGCATGCCGGAGCAACCCGACATCAGACCCAGAACGCCGAGCGAACCCGATGCACCGACACTTTGCACAAACTGGCGACGTTTCATGATGGAGCTTTGTTTTTTATCTGGCGCTGGAAAAATAGGCAGCCAGGGCGGCGAGCTGCTCGTCGGAATAGCCTTTGGCGATCTGCTGCATGAGGGTTGCCGGCTTTTTTCCGGTCTTGAAATCGAGCATCGTCTGCAGCAGGGCATCCTTGTTCAGTCCGGCCAGAGACGCCATGCCCGATTGGGCCATGCCCTGCGTGCCATGGCAGGCCGCGCAACTGGCCGCCAGGCTGCGCACCTGCAAGGCATCCATCGGCTGGGCCTGAACCTGGGTCCAGCCGGCAAAAGCAAGCAGCGCACTGGCCTGCGCCATGGTTATCGGTTTCATGACTTGTTTGTTTTCCTGTAACTGACTGGCAAACTGAACCCCGGATTTGAAAATGGCGTCAAGGACGCGAAGGGGCAAAACCTTCCCCTATAATCAGCGGTGACGGGCCTTCCCGCATGGTAAAGCGGCCAACCGGGTCAGATGGGGAACCAAGCAGCCCTAACTGCGGAGCCAGTGCCGGGGTCAAGGCTCGTCACCTTCATTTTTCTATTCGCTGACTTCCTCAATGGCAAGGGTGGTCTGCACCGCATGGTCGGCAATCTGCGCCGTCATCAATGCCAGCGACGCCAGCGGATACGTCCCGCTGATGATTCCCTTGTACGCAATCTCGGCCGCAACGGCCTCCTGGTCCAGTCCTTCGGTGGCGGCGACGATGCAGTCCTCGATGGACGCCAGGCCGACATCGGC
This DNA window, taken from Polaromonas hydrogenivorans, encodes the following:
- the soxY gene encoding thiosulfate oxidation carrier protein SoxY — protein: MPSRRQALSHTAALAALLAGTGLFPQLARANSNKAFDAKTIQDALAALGAGALSESGDVTLSGPDIAENGAVVPFAFSTTLPGVRRLLLLVEKNPVSLVALFNVSAAVEPAFSIRAKLAQSSSVYAVAVMDDGRALYARKEIKVTLGSCGT
- a CDS encoding NAD(P)/FAD-dependent oxidoreductase; its protein translation is MKRRQFVQSVGASGSLGVLGLMSGCSGMRGSPPRVVVVGGGYGGATAAKYVRMWSGYGIDVTLVEPGAHFISCPLSNLVIGGSKGMADITTPYDGLAGKHGVRLVRDRVIRIDPDRRRVVLSSGGELPYDRLIVSPGVDFMWDTLPGMARESARDKVLHAWKAGAQTLALRKQLQDMPDGGVYALSIPLAPYRCPPGPYERACQVAHYFSQAKPKSKVLIFDANEDVTSKGALFKKAWAERYKGIIAYFPLHKAVDVDAATNTLKFEFHDDAKASVLNVIPDTRAGEIAVNTGLATANKRWCEVDFLTFESIAAKNIHVLGDAIQIAPAMPKSGHMANQHGKTCAAAVVALLTGRQPNPEPVYNNVCYSFVSDTDVVHVASVHRYDTGKKTMLPVAGAGGLSSAASEVEGRYAMAWARNIWADTLA
- a CDS encoding ParA family protein, which codes for MPCVVFNQKGGVGKSTITCNLAAISASQGLRTLVIDLDPQGNSSAYLMGDAAVQGQPNIADFFDNTLSFSLRKVLPAEFIVATPHENLDLMPSCPRLDELQSKLESRHKIFKLREALQQLAGDYDRIYIDTPPALNFYTRSALIAARGCLIPFDCDDFSRKALYTLLENVQEIQADHNAGLKVEGIVVNQFQPRANLPQRIVNELIAEGLPVLQPYLPSSIKVRESHEQSLPMIYMDPGHKLTQALVALHAAIQR
- the dnaX gene encoding DNA polymerase III subunit gamma/tau, which encodes MSYLVLARKYRPKNFSEMVGQSHVVQALGNALGTGRLHHAYLFTGTRGVGKTTVSRILAKSLNCTGLDGQGGITAEPCGVCDACRDIDSGRFVDYTELDAASNRGVDEIAQLLEQAVYKPVVGRFKVFMIDEVHMLTNTAFNAMLKTLEEPPEYLKFVLATTDPQKVPATVLSRCLQFNLRPMAPETVLEHLVQVLALENVPAEPQALRLLSRAARGSMRDALSLTDQAIAFGSGRLDEASVRVMLGSVDRSYVFRLLDALARGDGRTVVETSEVLRLNGLSAASTLEEMATILQRMAVLQAVPGMGAGDDDTDPEIAETARLAHTMPADETQLLYSLCLHGRGELGLAPDEYAALTMVLLRLLAFKPQASSVASPVAAKPAPGSAAEPAKKPLPEQAAAPAAHRIPATQSRPAVVPAVQTVPEPVSAPVYESKKTFAHAGQAQPAINSVASERRPADQPAMPAAPSPGTLPQDASLGDAWGQLVNQLVAAEAIAALTRELALQSELRGRSEGVWTLRVERESLSQPAAREKLQLALQMALADPALQLTVEVGPVTDTPARRNGAALAERQRAAEALIQNDPFVQDMIRDWGARIVPGSIKSVSP
- a CDS encoding c-type cytochrome; this encodes MKPITMAQASALLAFAGWTQVQAQPMDALQVRSLAASCAACHGTQGMAQSGMASLAGLNKDALLQTMLDFKTGKKPATLMQQIAKGYSDEQLAALAAYFSSAR
- the soxZ gene encoding thiosulfate oxidation carrier complex protein SoxZ — its product is MADPMRIRAQASGGKATVRILMAHEMESGQRKDEAGHIAPAWHIQEVTASHNGNTVMTAEWGPGVSKNPYLQFVVKGARAGDTIGVRWKDNRGDTRSDEATVS